The following coding sequences lie in one Serratia symbiotica genomic window:
- the efp gene encoding Elongation factor P: MTNYSSNDFRADMKIIFEGEPYKIESSEFVKPGKGQAFTRVKMRRILTGTRLEKTFKSTAFFKKADIIDLYMNYLYYDNNFYYFMHPITFEQYQINKKIISNKEIWLQDNVKYMITLWNKNPIFIQIPNFIKAKIINTHPNFKGDTIKNNNKLATLNTGFVIKVPLFIQIGEIIRIDTRNGEYISRVK; encoded by the coding sequence ATGACAAATTATTCTAGTAATGATTTTCGTGCAGATATGAAAATTATTTTTGAAGGTGAACCATATAAAATTGAATCCAGTGAATTTGTTAAGCCTGGTAAAGGACAAGCTTTTACACGTGTAAAAATGAGACGTATATTAACTGGAACACGTTTAGAAAAAACTTTTAAATCTACTGCTTTTTTTAAAAAAGCTGATATAATTGATCTTTATATGAATTATTTATATTATGATAATAATTTTTATTATTTTATGCACCCAATTACATTTGAACAATATCAAATTAATAAAAAAATTATTTCTAATAAAGAAATTTGGTTACAAGATAACGTTAAATATATGATAACATTATGGAATAAAAATCCTATTTTTATTCAAATACCTAATTTTATTAAAGCAAAAATTATTAATACTCATCCTAATTTTAAAGGTGATACTATTAAAAACAATAATAAATTAGCTACTTTAAATACTGGTTTTGTAATTAAAGTACCACTCTTTATTCAAATAGGTGAAATAATTCGTATTGATACTCGTAATGGAGAATATATTTC